GGTATGCAATTTTACCAGtgtcgagagagagagagagagagagagaggggggggggttGTCCTATAGCTAATTTTAAGAACTTATCCACTTCATTTAGTGCAAATGTGATTCATTGATGAGCTAGTGTTTGACAATGTAAGTTTTTCCTGTATCCAAATACTGAAATTCTTTCAAACTGATGGAATCTAGGTGATTTacactttttagttttaaataatGCCGATTGCATAAAGTATCTCTTATGTTAAATCttgcctttcttcttttctttgctcTTCAATTTGGTGTCTGTCCCTGTCTGCATATTTTTCTAGGCGGGTGGAAATTTCGAACTGTAGTATCTTCATGTGCTTAATTTAGTAATTTCATTCTTTCGAGCATCAATTATGAAAAGTTGGAGTCCTTTTTTGTTCAAAACATTctcaagaaggaaaaaaagttgCTTTATCATACATAGTTGATCCTTTAAGGTATCAATCCTTTTTCCTGCTGTATTAGCactaattcctttttttttttcctttttgttttcgaTTTTGTTCATCCCCAGTAAGatactagatttttttttttcttaatgttGCTGAAAGTTATCCTAACTTTTCAGATTATAATATGCTTGAGGGTGTGAAGAGAGTTGCCGAATCTGCTCAGAGGATGAGAATCAAGATGTGTGGCTATTCTCATTTTCGACTGCCTTTACCTCTTAAAAGTCTTCGAAGTGCTGCAGCAAGCCGCAGGACAAAACTCCTCTTTTTTTCAACTGGAATgtccaaaagagaaaaaaataaaacctattACAATTATAGGTAATTGTCAATCCTAGAAACTCTTTAGCTGTCTGATAGGCTTTGTGTGTTCTTTGTCTGGCATGCCATACAATGTTTTTGACAATTATCATATGAAAATTTGTCCAAATTATTCGTCATATACTTATCCAGTTTTATTATTCTTTGAATTGAGAACTTATGACCTTTGTTAATCTTTTAATTGCTGAAATCATGCTTGCATTGTTTTACTAAGAAATGGCTGTCATAATAGGAGCTTGTTGTTATGACTATATTTTTGTGATATATTTGCATTCTCTGAGGTTCAAGAAACACTTTTGTTGCAGTTTTTCTTTCCTACTTGCTCATGAAAAGTGCTACATaaacttaatttttttgaaGCTTTATGCATTAGGCAACCTTTTCTTTTTGATCCATAGACACAGAAAGGACAGGTCACATCACATATAGTGCATAAACTTTAGATGGCAATTGCACTGACAGGTAGTTCTATATCGATATATATCTAGACCAGAGAATAGTTTTATATGAACAATGAGCATAAATTTGCTGATGTTTCTTCCACCTTTTTCTACAAACTTTCTAACTTTGAGCTCTCTTTACCGAATAAGGTTCTTATCCTAAATAATCCACGTCTTCAACTTCAAAGTGGTCAGAAAGGAGAATGTAGAAGCACATTTGAGTGAGCAAAGTTCCACTAGAAATCCATgggttttcttttcatttcattcaGCTCTTTCTCAGTCCAGAATCTAGAGAAGgaaattaagaaattttcttgTAATAGCTTTCTTTTAGGTGTACTGGCACTCCTTTCTTTGTGCCTTCATATAATTGTTTCACCAATGTGGCAAGATCTTGGTAGCTCTCTTTTCTTTGTGCCTCCAATCTGTTTTCTCTTAGTTGTGGCATGATCAATCAACTGCATAAAACTCTAGGGTGCCAACTTTCCTTCAAGTTCATCTTTGATTAGCTGGTTGTGTACTTCTGCTTGAGATTCTTATACCACAGTGATCTTCTCCAGTCTTTCAAAATCTGACCGTGCATGGCTTTTATCTACTTTCTCCATGTCACTAATTTGTTGACTGTGATTGCTGACTGAGCATAAGattttaaaatgtattttaGTTGGCTTTCTTTATCTTGCTTTGTGGAAGCCGTATGTCTGGGAcaagatttttcatttttacctTTCTGCTCATCGAGATAGCCTTCAAAACATTTGCATTATCGGTTTCAATTCTCTTGCTTTTAAGAGCGTTACAAGCAAGACCCTTATCTCCTTTTCCAAGAGCCAGTGGTGCTCTTGACTACCAATCTTCAGAGGCTTGCACAGTGTGTTTGGATGTGTCTTACAACTGCTTGTCTGCAGTTAATACTTCTGTTGTATTGTATTTTCCTCCATATCCTTGTATTAATTATGATTGCAGAGTTCTCATGAATGTGTTTCTATATACTTATTACGCCATTCAcggttgattaaaaaaaatcattctcaaATAGCTTGAGTCTTGGTTAACATTGTTAGAACTTCTCAATGTAGTGTATTTGTTACCTCAATTAGCTTAGATATGAGGAGCGATTCCATCTAGGTGTTTACATACACTAGACACTTGAATGTGTGTTAAGCATGCAAAACTGAGTCTGGTGGAGTATTTTAGTATGTAATGATCTTCTTTGAGAGTTGCATATCCTTTGTAAAGTCAACTTTTCTTATTCTTTCTAGTGTattatcttatatatatatattttttttggtgatttttgattTAGAAGTTTTCCTGTGaacattttaattatttattttggttcATTTCTCTTTTACTGGGGAAGGGTCGATTGGTAGGGTGGTAGTGAGGTCACTAGTTTGATGATTGAAAGCTTTGGTGTTTTGTAGAACTCCTGCATTTGAGATTCACAGAAGGCTAATAGTAATTGCATTCTGTTATTCCCTTAAGTTTAAGAAATGCTTACATTGACCTGAATATGATGGTTAAAAATGGCTAACTGATTATTAAGAGTCTGCAAAAGCTTGTACAAGTCTTTTCTTTACTTATTATATTTTTCCGAGGATGTGTTATTGTTATCTTGTTTGTTCCATCTGCTACTGTACCCGCCTTCAATTTTTTAATCTCATGCATTTGGTCATACCAGAGTGAAGTTCTAATGAATTGTTTATTCTGTTAATTTTGTTCTCCAGGAGGAAGTATATATCTTGGACCATTGAATGGCGATTTAACTCAACTAATGTGGTATTACTGGATCATGGGTGAGTAATCGTCAGCACAATTGTCTTGCTAACCTTTCTAATTATGTAGTTTAGGTGTCGCTCTTGAGATGCTATTTCATCGACGCTGGTCTGCCATATAAGCTTTCGCTGATGTTATGTTTTTTGTGATAGCATACATGAAAACAGAACCCTTTACTCCGTGATTGAAAATCATTTGCAACTTGGTCCGTGGAAACATCAGTTAAAGCGATTCCGTGAGGAGTCACTCGATTCTCTTAAATTTTTCATCCGCAAGTATCCAAAGGTACCCCCAGTTTCCCTTTAGATGTTTTCATGTTAGTTTTTGCCATGGGACCTACATGCTTGTCTTGAGTATACGTGGATAATTACTTGGATGATTACTTCTCACTGGATGGTGGTATGTAGCCTACCACTTTTTTGAGAGCGCACCAAATAATTATCTGGTTGAATATGAATCCTCCATCTGGATTCTATCAAGCCATCTTTAGTTGGACTTGTGGAATCCATTTGCCTTGCAgtcaaaatccaaataaattttgCCTGAATATAGTACTGTAGGCAAATCTATTAAAACATTATGCCATTTATAGACCTTTATTTGAGTCTGTTTGCACTGAACTGAGTAACTCTAATTATATATTCATCATTCCAACTTAAACTTCTTTGAGGATATGCATTCCCATCTTTGTCCTTTACTCTTGAAAATTTCATACAAAATGTACGTGTAGTGTGGCAAGATAGTATGTAAATAGTTGGCATGAGTTTATTCCAAGTGTTTTGGTATTTAGACAATAGCGAGAACATATTGGTCGGGCACATTGGGCTGGAGTTCTGGCTGACTGCAGTAGGCTTATTTGCTTTCTCTTACCTACATTGTACGTGTAACAAACCACTTTTTGGTATGTCAGCACTTTCTTCATGCTTGTTTCTATACTTTTCTGTTTACCCCTCTGCATTAGGCTCTTAACCAGTGGAACTGTGGGATGGCATATCAACCAAAAGCTAGTAGAGTGGTTATTTcagtatattgaatttttggcGAAAAGGTTATAGTACTAGGTAGTTCCAAGGCAAACTGATGGATGTTGTATAGTTGCACAGTTAATACTCAGGACCAAAGTGATATGAAGAAAAAAGTGAGAAATGTAAAATTAGACAGGAAAAATAAGTTTATTCTGCTCTTCTATTCCAAATGAAAATATGAGGAACCACGTTCAAGTGAAAACATCAACTCATGCCCAACCATTTAGACAACCTGTACAGCACCGAGACTGTAATTACTTTAgaacttcttcaatttttttttttttttttggggtttgtcctcctgcttcaaatttcttatttgaatAAGGGGCTAAGTGTTTTTCTTTATGCAGGGCTCCAGATCACCTTTTCGTCAGTTGGACATCAATGCCCCAATCCGTGAACAACTAGCCAATTTAGTTATTCTCGAGTATCCTGTCATCcatgtttttcttccttctcaaaGCTATGATTTTGAAGTTATCAAGGATGTCATTCCTCAAAAAGCCAGAGTAAAGGAATCTGTTAGCACTGATGATGTTAATCAAAACGGAGTTACcttcaaagaagaagaaatagaagaagatGGCTCTTGGGATACCCAAGTTTCGGATCTCGCGAGTAACAATACACTCGCAAAATTCAAGACTCACAGGCAGAAAATGAGAAGGGATAAAAAACCCACCAAGTCATTTGGAAGGACATGCTTGGCAAAGGCAAATAAAGGGCCCATGTCATACTTAACCAGCAATGCCTGCAATTGTAATCCTGAAGAGGTcaagaataaagagaagtctGCTATATGTGATAATGCAGTCACTGGTTTTGAGCAAGGACTGGTTGATGCTCCCGCTCCCTCAGACTTAATTGCACATACTAAAAGGGGTGACTTTCTGGAGATTGATGGCGTTGTGAATGGCAATGGAGGTCTACTCGGAAGTTGTGGTCATGCAGATTCCAACCCTATAGAGGAAGGACTAGAGGAAGGGGAGATATCATGATTGCCTTACTGATTACGCATTTGATAAGGCAGGATTCAAGTGGAGGAGCATTGGAATAGTGGAGATGGTTACATTAGAAAGCTTCTGCAATTACTATACCTGTTAGTCTAGGATGTAAAATATGAGTCAGACAATTGTGTTTCAAGGAACCTCCAAATACAAATCTCCATATTTTGCTCATTTCATTTATGTAATAGAAACactcaaaaaaagaagaagaagaagaagaagaagaagaagaagaaattaaagAGAGAAGACTTTCATTGCACATCTAAAACCTTCCCCCGACGTGACAAATTTGTCAGAATTCTTTTTATGATGAGATTTAGACAGTAGATATTTCGTTTGGACCAATACTGAGCAAGGTGAAATATGTAAAGGGGACATTAAAGTAtggatttgaccaaaaaaaaataatagaaaataaaagttGGGTTGATTTGTTAGATTAGGCCGAACTTTTGTAAGCCAACCTGGGCCACGAATAATTTATAGCGACTGTTGAGTCCCAGATCCAACGCTAAATCGGGGTTTGCAAAGCACAAGCTAGAGAAAAGAACCACCCCAAAACGAACTAGAAATTGCGCTAGCTATCCTAGGATTTAACCAACCGGGAATTAGGAAACAGTTggattgagatttttttttttttgaaatgttttgttacattataaacacattttttgatcttttttttacaaaaatttttaaccATATTTTTATCTTACGTGCATTACATATCAAAAAGTGCTGCAATattatctttaaaaaattttcaaaaaattcttcaatcgAATCAAATCCTTTTTGACCATCCAAACTATCTTTCTTGCAGTCTCGTCTTTctataaatggataattcaGGGAAACATGTAGTATATAAAGTTTTGATGCTACGGGATTATAGGTcagagaataaaaaaaaaagcatctaGCGTGAAATAAAAAGCCACGGCCAAGGTTTTGGTTTGTTTATGTCATTATTGCTCTTCTCATTTTCTCAAATTTGGGTGTTAAAATTTGCtcgaaaaagagaagaaaaaatgtCCAAGGAAAATCAAGTTTTTGCCCTATTTTTACTCGCAGTGCTTTCAATCTTGGTCATATTTGGGAGATATTTGCCCCCAGAACTTCCTGCAGTGGTAGCTGTACCATGCTCATTTGTACCTTTGTCCATCCTATCCTTCGTCTTCATTTTGTTCCTTCTTATGTGGTAGTATTGCAGAGGAATTAAATGTGACATCTGCCTATCGTACAGGGTTTGTCTAGTGCGTTTTACCCCTCCGAATGGTTGGCGGGCTATTATATGGGACAGAGTTTACTCAATGTATACTTTCGGGTAACGACTGCGGGTTCTCTTGTCAACAAAGGGAATTAATATGTGCTGCTACGTACCAAAAAGGTTGCAAAGTAAGGATTGTTGAAGGCGTTTGCTCTGTGCATGGAATTAAGGTCAAGTTTAAATCTGGGCAATTAGATTATTAATTGTAGAATCTGGGGTTTGTTCACGTGAAAATCATAAATCATCTGCTAATTaagctttcatatttttgtgCAATATTGTTGTTCCTTGTCAATGACTAGTTGACCACCATTGCGAGACTTTGAATCATTAGTTCAAAATTAAAGTTGcatccttttttttcttaaaaattttttctaaggATTCATGCTGAAACCtagcgattttttttttttccgatttTTAtcacaagagaaagaaagaaagggaaaaaaacccaatagaaaattgaagaaaaaccTCTAAGGGTGCAAGATAAAAATTTGTTTACCACGTTGGACGGTCTTGGACACTTTCTTCTGCCCACACAGGTAATAATTCTGGTAAAATATGAAGAGACGAGGAAGAAGGAACATACACAACCGGGACACAAGGTTTAAACCATGGATTAGATTGTGAGTTTTTTAAGGTTGAAGAGTAATTTGAGGCTGGACGTGAGACTAGGAGAAGTCTTTGATAATATCTTGGACTTTTTTTTTGACCTCCAACATAGTATCATAGATTGGTCATTCATTATTATGAGCAAAGTTTCTAAAAATGTATTtcataagaaaaaagaaagaaaatgttcCTAGAGCTGAAGTTGCATATTGTGAATTCATCGTCTAGAAGAAACCGGGCTCCAACCTCAGTTTGCCATGGCCTTTGTAGTTTAATGATGCAAAATTCGACGCACATTACGTTAAGAGAGAGAGGTTGGTGATTTGGGAgtcatttgataaaatttaaaaattgaagtgTAGATGCTGAAGTTATAACTTGCAGAATTCATAAAGCCATATtaatttttctgaaaaatcaGCTAAATTTGAACACTGCATTGAAATACTATAACTTTAGTGTAGTATTGTATTTGCATAAATTTCATAAATGATCTTTTTGTACAAGAAGTataatattttctttctttttttgaaggAAGAAGTATAATATTTTCTTATATTGTTAAGCATGAGTTTCATGTGCTTTCTACGTGCAAACCATGTGAAAAATAATTGCACTTCTACTCTAATCTTAAAAATAGTTTAATTATTTCCTTCTTCCATCTCCTTTTTGTTTAACTAGCTTTGGAATTAATCGCATGTGGCTAGTGTTTTTCCAAATTTCTACTATTTATATGACAAAAACATGCACAATATATAAGTTTGAAAATTCTAAATATTTTAGTATGATAAAAATAAACAGATCACTTCATTGTAAAATTGATAGACAATCTTTTGTTTTGGGTAGGTAGAAAATCTTTCATTGTAAAGTTGATAATAGTAAACAGACTACtacattttatttcattttttccaaaactAGATTATTTGAATAATTTGAATGATGGTGTACGATACTATGAGCCCGTTTGGATGGTGTGTTCTCTTGACTGCTCGCAAAGCAAATAGTTCTAGCAAATTGGAAGAGATAAGAAAGAAGGAACATATATACACAAGTATACAACTTGGAGACATGATTTTAGAGATGTAAAACTGGGAATTAAACTTTTAGTTAAGGAACATATACAAGTAAACAACTTCAtttaagtttttgactttacaacgtggatatatatatatatatatctcttcACAGAAACAAATCTGCTTTAGTAGAAATCAGATCAGATTAATGCGCAGATAATTAAAGACAGATGTTTGACAAATTTCTGTCTTTTTGCAAAAATGGAACAATGTCAAGAATATTCAGCCATTTCGGCATCGTGTGATCGCATTGCACCCTCTGTTATAACCACCTTTTACTGGTTCTGTGGGATGGCAGACTATCTTCTGATTGATGTATTCACATCGAGTACCATCAGGTTTCTGCAGCGGCGGATAAGGCATAGGTTTTTCCTCATCATTAGCTTTGGAGAAAGTTGCACTAAACAAGAGCATTGCCAAGAATACAGCAATCGTCAATCTCAACTCATGAGCCATTTCAATCGATATTTATGTGCGTACCTTTTATGCAATGGACTAGTAATTGTTCTAGCTGGTGAATACATGTTTCTCAGATGTATATTTATACTAATAGGACAAGGGTTCTTGGTATTATTGGATATGGATGCGAGTTTAATGAGGCTTGACACAAATTTAGGAAATGTTTTTGACAATCTGTCTGAACATTTTTTTTAGCCTCCAAAATTGCTTCCAGCGATATTCCGCTATATTATAGGTAACTCATTCAGTGGCTATTTTTTCTGAATAATTTTCTAGAAGCAAAGTTTGGAGAACagaatttcatggaaaaatgaaaaaaggaaaaaagaaaatggttttTAGAAGTGAAGTTACATATATTGCAAATTTGTTGTCTGGAAGAAAAAAGGTGCAATACATGCATGGCTATTCACCTTGTCTCGCCTGTATGATTCAAGATAGGGACAGGGGGAAAGATGAATCTTTAATGTTGCAATACATATTATTTTTTCCGACGGATTCAGATGCATTTATAAAAGTCTTTAACTGCTAAATAGTTTGGGCTAATGATGTGTAGCAGATTACCAATCTTCCAATTTCATTGTTCAAttgttctctctcttgttcCTACTAGCTCTGGGATATTCATTGTCCAAGCATtccaatttctttcttttgaactCACCTTTCCCATCTTAGATGTCAATTACATCTAATTTacacttcaatttttttttaatattcttGAAGCACTTTTCAGATTATCTCGAAAACGTGGTCATTACAACTTGATAAAGTATGACAATTGAATTGTGAATAGAGAAATCTTCATCCTTTTATCGGCAAGATATGTGGGGTTTATGTAGCTATGTGTTAGTGTTTATTTCACTGTTTGTCGGTGGCACGTAATGGGGTTGAGATATAAGAATAACTCATTTGCTATTGTGCGTCAGTTGCAATATTAAAGAAGAATAGTTTAAGAACAAATAAAATTATAAGGAGTGACAAAGGCCCACTCAAAACCTAGCTCATAAGTGAGGATTTTTCTCGCATTTATAACTAAGCATGCTGCCCCTTGTACGTACAATTAATGTGAAATAAATTCAACAATCTCTCTTATTTTGATTCCAGTATTGGGTTTTTTAGCCCGAAAAACTAGCTCAAAGAGTGAAACCTTTTCTTACACTCATAACCAAGTATCTTACCTCTTTCACAATCGATGTAAAATAAGTTCAATAATTAAGTATGAAACTTGCGGAAGAAATCGGAGAACATGTGcttatttttcatatttgattttcaaaattaacTTTTGATGCTTGTAGCTCATTATAAGTTATCAAGAACAATCCTTAATACTTTGCGATTATACAAAGATGCATAAAATGTGCTATTTCTAAGAAGGCGCGCTTTTTGTAGAGTTGGTATGGCGATCATTAATATATAAAAGAAATGCCCattcatgtctttttctttttgtataaAAACAGTAATTTTATTACTAAATTTGCTGGAAATCGTCCAGCAATAAATGATTGATAAGGATTGGGGGAGAATTCATGTCTGGTAACCGGTTCCATGTACAGCATCCTACCAACATTAAACAGTGCCAGattcttaatttcttgtttgGAATGAATCGAAAGAACATCTAGGCATCGATGATTTATGATTGATGTGGACAGTTCTGCTCTTTTAGTTGCCGAGACCCATCTCTCCATGTGGCTTTAATTATCATTTAAGTGTTACAACTTCCTGCTTtgatgattgaatgaaatttcgTTCTTCTTCTGAGCTCATAAATGATAGCCATATTCTAAACGATATCATTTACACATGAGTATCACAGGATGATGTCCATTCAAGTCAAAATAAATACAATCTCATAGCTTattcttattttgtttcttttgatgTTCTGGTTAAGCAATTTGCCAAGGATCTTGCTCAATTTGTAGCAGTAAAGTGCAATTGCAGCTATACAGCTAAACAATCGAAGCCAGTAAAAGGGAACGGATGGATTAGGTGATACAGGAAAAGAAGTATAAACgaaaattttggtgttcaaAACCTttcacttacaaaaaaaaaaaaaaaacaaagctaGTAAGTATTACGGCAACCAAACTACCTGCATTGTGAATTCTACACCAACATTATTGTTTGGATTTTTGAgacataaacacgtagcaagGCTTTATAATTAGTGAAATTACTCTAAAGCAGTTAACACTACATACCAGATGTTGGCCTCAAAGTATCGATTTGCTGAAGGAAAAGATTTGGTAAGAAGCTGAAGGAGGACTCTTTCAACACCAAGACACAgctgataagtgaatatttaatgtacattttgtacaaatttggcatgaacttttggtatgttttgagaagattaaagccatatttgaactcttttggtgataattgcttaaatattgttgaagtgttcaaaacttgataaatgagtggagtAACgcattaattttgtgaaattttgaaggataTTGATAGATGGAATTCATGCACGAGATGACGAAAAATGTAAGGATCATCTGGAGGATAAAATACAAGGATACTAGgagcaaaaataaagaaaaaggaaagaagtaaaaaactggaaattaaccagcacggatccgagctcagaTCCGTGTGAACAAATGGCGATCCGAGCTCTCGTTTGTACTTCTGGAGCAGTGCATTCGAGGACAtacgatccgagctcggattcaTAAGAGAAAGGCCTCGGATCAGCC
This portion of the Coffea arabica cultivar ET-39 chromosome 2e, Coffea Arabica ET-39 HiFi, whole genome shotgun sequence genome encodes:
- the LOC113732190 gene encoding uncharacterized protein, with the protein product MEVQEESAAAPITNPSPKQAPLCKECKHNPAKYKCPGCSIRSCSLPCVKAHKQRTSCTGKKQYNDVVPLSEFDDNLLLSDYNMLEGVKRVAESAQRMRIKMCGYSHFRLPLPLKSLRSAAASRRTKLLFFSTGMSKREKNKTYYNYRRKYISWTIEWRFNSTNVVLLDHGIHENRTLYSVIENHLQLGPWKHQLKRFREESLDSLKFFIRKYPKGSRSPFRQLDINAPIREQLANLVILEYPVIHVFLPSQSYDFEVIKDVIPQKARVKESVSTDDVNQNGVTFKEEEIEEDGSWDTQVSDLASNNTLAKFKTHRQKMRRDKKPTKSFGRTCLAKANKGPMSYLTSNACNCNPEEVKNKEKSAICDNAVTGFEQGLVDAPAPSDLIAHTKRGDFLEIDGVVNGNGGLLGSCGHADSNPIEEGLEEGEIS